A region of the Penicillium psychrofluorescens genome assembly, chromosome: 6 genome:
AGTGCCCACAAGAAACACGGTCAGGACGTAAAACACCAGGATACGATAGAAGGTCAGTTTGATCGCACGCGGAATCGTTCGTCGAGGGTTTTGTGCTTCGCCAACCGTGACTCCAACCAGCTCCGTGCCGAGATATGCAAAGACGGCATTCACCATCGAGGACCAAAAGGCGTAGAAACGTCCAGCGGCTCCATCAGCGATGTAGGTATTGAATGCACCCGGGTCGTTCCAATACCGAAATCCCTTGCGATCATGGTCCGGTCCGCTGCCGAGCATGAGGACTAAGGATAGCAGAATAATTCCGAGAATCACGATGATCTTGAACGAGGAGAGCCAGAATTCAAATTCGCCGAAAAACTTCACGCCGAAGTAATTGATACTGACGATCAGGACCAAGAAAATCGTAATCCACACACCGGGATTCACCTTTTCTGCTGGGAGCCAATATTGAATTATCAATGCGCCGGCAGTGAGCTGATTTGGCGTAGTGATGATATACTTGAACCAATACCTGTCCCAAGCAATGTAAGCACGTATTTTACACTTGACAGGCAAAAGATTTCACCTACGTGTATCCTAGGGCAAACCCAAGAGCAGGATCGCAAAATCTGACGGCGTAGCCGGTAAAGCCAGACGGCAGTGGTAGCCATGTAGCCATCTCTCCCAGGGCGCACATCACCAAGTAGACGATGAACCCAACCCACGCATAAGAAATTAATATTGAAGCGGGCTGAAAGGTCAGCAAGATTGGTCACAGCCTGGTAAATCACGAAACTCACCCCTGATCTATAGAGAACGTTAGTTAACTTCATTGTTTCCGGCGCATATGATGTATGCGAAGCTTACTTGGCAAGTGCCTCTCCCGTTCCAATAATCAACCCAGTGCCAATGGCACCGCCAATAGCTAGCCGATGTTAGTTGGCTCGTTTACCTATATGTGCTCACAAGTCGACATACCAATCATGGTGATATGCCGGGCCTTTAGGGCCCGATGAAGCTCAACATGGTTGTGAGGCAGTAGTTGATTTTCTTCGGCATCCATAGCTTCCCCGTCGCGGCGTTCATTTGCCACAAAATTCTCCGATTTCAAGCCCTTATCGCGCAAGTCCGAAACGGACATGGTGGCTGCAACCCTGCGCTGTGTGCAGCACTTTCGATATGGGACAGACTACACGCAGATTGTTTCACTCTGGGGTCGTCTTTAGAAAGCAAACAAGGCAAGTTCTAGAAAGTGGGAGATTTGACGGTCAAAATGACGCGGGACAGCCTAGGGTTTCCTATTTAGATGGTTGTGGATAGCGACCCGATTACCTGAAAGTGGCGAGAGACTATAGTAGCCTGAATGGTAGCTGGCAGCTGATGCAAGAGTAAATCGAGTCGAGAAACAAACGGGGCATGGTCGACATTAAGAACCCCTGTATGAGGGGACTGGAGACTGCCAAGCCATCTCGGTTGCGTCTAGGGGACGTGCAGAGCAGAAAGCAGTTAGTGGCCATTGGTCTTGAGCAAAGATTCAACCCGAAGAGGGACTTGATTTTACGCATCTACTAATGAACTATCCCCAGGCCGTCCCCGTTGAGTAGGGCCATGCGGCGCCACGTGGGTCTCCTTCACAGCCGCGCTCGGCTTGAACAGGTGTAGAGCTGCAGGATAAAGTCAGTAGTTTATGGCCACGGTAAAACAGGGGTGGAAGCCGTATCGCTTCCTTGCAGTGGCTTGCTAACGAATAATATCGCGCGATCACGCAAGTGCCAAGACATTGATAGCGCAAGATGGATCCACATGGTCCGCGTGGGGCATTGGATCAGACTTGCTATATCGGGGTGTCTGGTACAAAGTAGACTTTCCAGAAACAATGGAGATCGAAGCTTTTGATGGAGGCCACGATGACTGTGGATGTCATTCTGGAGACATATTAAAAACCGGGCGACGTACTCTCAGTTGTCAGACAAAGGGCGTAAGCTGAACTTGTGAGTCCAAGAGCTTGACCACATAGGTTGAGTACAGAGGTATGGGAAGACCAGATCGAGTCCATATCCGGGAGCTGATGATGAGCCAGCCCAAGTTTGATCATACTCCATTGCTTTTTTGACCACCCCCATGAAGCATTCTGCGGGCCGGATAATTCTGAGTGTAGACAAATTTTGTCGACAACAAATGCGAAACAAGTCTGCAGGTACAGATATCGAGGACTGCTTTTGAGGCAGCCATTGTTGTTTCCAAGTCGAGCGGTCAATATGTCAGCAGTGCGGAATGAGGCCGTTGCCCTGTCGACGCAAAGCAAGTTGATTCCACATCAATGATTCCACATCAATTGTCAAGTAAATGTGGCCCACAATAATATTGAGCGGTTAAAACAGATTTGTTGCTATAAATGCCAGCAACCCCCAGATATTCCAGGAACAACAAAAACTTCACTTTTCTTCTCACCGAACACTTTGCCTTCCAATCAGCATATGCGTAGACCACCATGGAATCCCTCATTGTCAACACATCTTCAGATACAGCCATACATGCATCTATTACTCGTCCAGAGGAGCGCAAAAATAGGCCTCTGGTTTTTTTCACTCACTACTGGGGTGGCTCTTCCTCTACGTGGCACAAACTTACATCACCATACTCGTCGGCGTCTATAAGCACCACTTATCCAACGGTTGCTGTCGACCTCCGAGGCTGGGGCAAGTCAACTGGCCCAGTGGTGGATAACGGATCCGCCTATTCGATCTCTGCAATGGCATCGGATGTTTGTTCGGTCCTAGAACAGCTCCGAGCTGATGAAAAGACTGAGGACTTGTTTGAAAATGGCTTGGTATTTGTTGGCCATTCAATGGGAGCAAAGGTGGCTCTTGCCACTCTCAGCATCCTGCCTGCCGAACTTTTGGACAAAGTCAAGGGACTGGTGTTAGCGGCcccagcaccaccgacggCGTTGAATTTGCCTTTTGAAATGAAGGACCAGCAGCTCTCGGCGTATCAAACGCAGGAATCTGTACTGTGGACCGTTCGGAATGTCCTTGCAAATCCCGATACGCTAAGCGAGCAAGATATGaagttggtggtggaggacaGTCTTTGCGGCAACCATTTTGCCAAAAGTTCCTGGCCTACTTATGGCATGGGAGAAGATATTTCAATTGGCTTGAGAAAGACTCTTGAGTCTTTGAAAGGCGTTGGACCTCTAGTCAGCATAATTGTTGGCGAATTTGACGTTGTTGAGCCAGAGGAGCGCGTCAAAGCTGAGGTCGGTCAGTTGCTCATTGAGACTGGGCTGAAAGTCGCGATCAAGACTGCCAAAGATGTGAAACACTTGATACCACTGGAAGATCCCTCAATCATTGCCCAAGAAATTCGGAGATTTTAGGACATGTATCATGGTAGATAATGTTAAGCCTTCCTCGAAAATATATCTGTCCTAATGAGCGTTCTTTGAATCAGATACGGGCTCTGCTGCTTTCTTCAATTTCGGTTCTGTTTAGACCAGTAACAAAGAAG
Encoded here:
- a CDS encoding uncharacterized protein (ID:PFLUO_009485-T1.cds;~source:funannotate); its protein translation is MASDVCSVLEQLRADEKTEDLFENGLVFVGHSMGAKVALATLSILPAELLDKVKGLVLAAPAPPTALNLPFEMKDQQLSAYQTQESVLWTVRNVLANPDTLSEQDMKLVVEDSLCGNHFAKSSWPTYGMGEDISIGLRKTLESLKGVGPLVSIIVGEFDVVEPEERVKAEVGQLLIETGLKVAIKTAKDVKHLIPLEDPSIIAQEIRRF
- a CDS encoding uncharacterized protein (ID:PFLUO_009484-T1.cds;~source:funannotate), with product MSVSDLRDKGLKSENFVANERRDGEAMDAEENQLLPHNHVELHRALKARHITMIAIGGAIGTGLIIGTGEALAKSGPASILISYAWVGFIVYLVMCALGEMATWLPLPSGFTGYAVRFCDPALGFALGYTYWFKYIITTPNQLTAGALIIQYWLPAEKVNPGVWITIFLVLIVSINYFGVKFFGEFEFWLSSFKIIVILGIILLSLVLMLGSGPDHDRKGFRYWNDPGAFNTYIADGAAGRFYAFWSSMVNAVFAYLGTELVGVTVGEAQNPRRTIPRAIKLTFYRILVFYVLTVFLVGTLVPFNSKKLAFAINADSSAAASPFVVAIELASIPALPHILNAAILVFVFSAANSDLYIATRTIYGLAREGKAPSFLARTDRRGVPVFALAVSSLVSLLAYMNVSSNSKDVFGYFVDLVTIFGLLTWISILVTHICFVRARNAQNVPRKSLAYAAPLGVAGSYGALAFCILISLTKNYDVFTHNKKWGNFDYKTFITAYLGIPLYLILIFGYKLATGCKGVEPGKADLWTGRAEVDRDEAEYLVRREAQGEKHAQSHWLYRTFVSWLF